The following coding sequences lie in one Cannabis sativa cultivar Pink pepper isolate KNU-18-1 chromosome 5, ASM2916894v1, whole genome shotgun sequence genomic window:
- the LOC115716780 gene encoding probable hexosyltransferase MUCI70, which yields MNCYLEKRGISNENGIRGVRRGKRFGRVTFPRHKLSTWTFLFGTIFLLYFVVFGLKMPFHEKLEDSPLIQQRTHRDLWASEAGRPPLTPPPPPPPTPSTPPPPPPPPPPPPPLPSSPPRGKRHRQHIPCEIGFAKSVDYIVEPSHLTNFTQFSLKYIDREEKASWNNNFDLRFGGHQTLIERQQSFYAKNQTLHCGFVKGPPGYPSTGFEINEKDKAYMKSCKIVVSSCIFGNSDFLRRPTSKQISGYSKNNVCFVMFVDEQTLSKLSLEGNVPDDGGKIGLWRLVVVRNLPYKDMRRTGKVPKLLSHRLFPSARYSIWLDSKMRLHTDPMLILERFLWRTKSEYAISNHYDRHCVWEEVLQNKRLNKYNHTAIDEQFKFYQSDGLTKFDPSDPNKLLPSYVPEGSFIVRAHTPMSNLFSCLWFNEVDRFTSRDQLSFAYTYLKLKGMNPDKSFYLNMFKDCERRTLAKLFRHRVLVLPSPRPAS from the exons ATGAATTGTTACTTGGAGAAAAGAGGTATTTCCAATGAGAATGGCATTCGGGGTGTTCGAAGAGGAAAAAGATTTGGCCGGGTTACCTTTCCCAGGCACAAATTATCAACATGGACTTTTTTGTTTGGAACAATATTTCTGCTTTATTTTGTAGTTTTCGGCCTAAAGATGCCCTTTCATG AAAAATTAGAAGATAGTCCTTTAATACAACAACGAACTCACCGAGACCTTTGGGCATCTGAGGCTGGTAGACCACCACTAACACCACCGCCGCCGCCGCCGCCAACACCATCAACACcgccaccacctccaccaccaccaccaccaccacccccACTCCCATCATCACCACCGAGAGGCAAACGTCATAGACAGC ATATTCCTTGCGAAATTGGATTTGCTAAATCAGTTGATTATATTGTTGAACCCAGCCACCTCACAAACTTTACACAGTTTTCGCTAAAATACATTGACCGAGAAGAAAAAGCTTCTTGGAACAATAATTTTGATCTGAGATTTGGAGGACACCAAACTCTTATTGAAAGACAACAATCCTTCTATGCAAAGAATCAAACTCTTCATTGTGGCTTTGTCAAAGGACCACCAGGGTACCCGAGCACTGGATTTGAGATAAATGAAAAGGATAAGGCCTACATGAAGTCATGTAAGATTGTTGTTTCATCGTGCATTTTTGGCAACTCCGACTTTTTGAGGAGGCCTACTAGCAAGCAA ATAAGTGGATATTCCAAGAACAATGTTTGTTTTGTTATGTTTGTGGATGAACAAACTTTGTCAAAATTGTCGTTGGAAGGAAATGTCCCTGATGATGGAGGAAAGATTGGCTTATGGAGATTAGTTGTTGTCAGAAATTTACCATACAAGGACATGCGAAGAACTGGAAAAGTTCCCAAGCTTTTGTCGCACAGACTCTTCCCTTCTGCAAG GTATTCAATATGGCTCGACAGTAAGATGCGACTTCACACTGATCCAATGCTTATTCTTGAGCGCTTCTTATGGCGAACAAAGTCAGAATATGCCATTTCAAACCATTATGATCGACATTGTGTATGGGAAGAAGTACTCCAAAATAAGCGTTTAAATAAGTACAATCATACAGCCATAGATGAACAGTTTAAGTTTTACCAGTCTGATGGCCTGACAAAGTTTGACCCTTCTGACCCAAATAAACTTCTTCCCAGTT ATGTTCCTGAAGGTTCATTCATAGTTCGAGCACATACACCAATGTCAAATCTGTTTTCTTGCCTTTGGTTTAATGAAGTTGATCGATTCACCTCTCGTGATCAATTAAGTTTTGCGTATACTTACCTGAAATTGAAGGGAATGAATCCTGATAAATCATTCTACCTTAATATGTTCAAG GACTGTGAGCGCAGAACACTAGCTAAGCTGTTCCGCCACAGGGTACTGGTACTGCCATCTCCTCGACCTGCTTCTTGA